From one Mesoplodon densirostris isolate mMesDen1 chromosome 19, mMesDen1 primary haplotype, whole genome shotgun sequence genomic stretch:
- the ZNF469 gene encoding zinc finger protein 469, translating to MPGEQPLGAPPPTMTGDLQPCPAASGTGGPLQPPSEVSAPANRTTKATGSGAQAMDSPETQVRQAGKLGPKAPLPRAQSLSSAPGKGSSPPAPAGRNLVQVRTRRASRLDSSPQQLYGLSIASSRPKPALDEKTPEGPQQEAPRPPETEAPRGQGTRARLRPGPPRAEASPGPEELSFQKCFQETPSSFTSTNYTSPSATPGPPPLRAPQSSGASPCQPASYVEFQASRADAWPPTAENSFPGASFGVPPAEPEPFPEGGSPGVVAFQYPFPELHGAGPKPFPEDAAGPEYAERALVFAFHQPRGVWPEEPVGTGPVYPLPAHSGPPAPPCYPGRPGGLNAPSDLGGALPPAGAARPAPSPFSESTATFRDSLHESMTKVLPERPPSAHNGLGSPRGPPNSLAQRQFPGQAYGSPGAGGVGTSPGPRDTELTASGPPATRLPPLWDPAPAPYPTPPLGPLATTRSAFFEAQPGPGQQLSLPQSPPLPWPQVLPAAGPGPHQMEMLNQLPFPPEVPEWQGGSQGALAAAAGKTPGPGEKLAVLRNSPGQHSSGSPGLFAYNGLKDPGAQPPFFGAAQPQASPRGPPGPPPPRVVGASPSESPLPSPATHTASSTCSSLSPLSSSPANPSSDEGQLPGPLGPSAFFHPPTHPQETGSPFPSPEPSHTLPIHYQPEPVKAFPFPTEGLEETPFPSSGLEVGSVGLEGFPQEPPPYAAHHFPLSSANLDQLDVLLTCRQCDRNYSSLAAFLGHRQFCSLLPARAKDGHQQPPGFPTPPVTPSALAAPKAPAGGTPSPLSHTRTAPFLLGGDVRPDGRDDPLRMSFLPSPAAAPFPLPAGDLDLEDAAKLDSLITEALNGLEYQSDNPEIDSSFIDVFTDEEPSGPRGPATGQPPKTRLGAAPENKAQLPLPVVTAPLEPQPPRPGDRGYPAGPRPKTRSLGPAPSEADGASLAGQQRRGKRFKLFRKELDTVSTAKRPGRGSRASRLRPRRKGRAETALSRPRDLRTQAPKSHADPGGRALLVETRSSRRLRLSPGQDCRRRRPRGGTWSKELIHKIVQQKNRAGKRGPAPGTMDGGAPDCDGASESEEEDGPRLRGSRFRGRPRPSGRRWRRGEKRKEVDVAPGPREDGQQQKPRKAVRQEAVRPGGSPGPEEPGRPWPGPIKSPEAQGPSHGPEAGVGPEERGPQRLLQGLTGAETPEESHPSLDFPQDTKSPEIAEDLPPEATELHREALSSSSDPCPPTPGRPQLHKGDALLPRTSSPPLGAPRCSEPAVSGDGGEPPASPPGESPVPGANAADTAHPEPRALFLKTPGLGDSVGLPAAKKGPQPYSSPPSGLFLRPKDLADRFHEDLGSQSSAPDSPPAIRAGLCQDGEDASSQEPKPPRNPPYTVVTGPGKAESPPALERTALFSGLPGDGFEPPVYGSFSGNGDTQGPRACAAPPPRKPQLDPPYPSFLPKKGWSLLEEVSPVPPGHLGPFPSLSGEKAFNQRCPSEGTVATSLPTLPGKVIKCSTACSSDLSEEELEIKRLVTELESQLQSKGAQDAPGEPCGASVTSPGELSPHPEGAETTVATTGGTLGGPQEEWPSFHPGEAALAPGAHKDVVPEGPFRPTGASLSFRPVQKAGVSKTGLPRAEGGLGAHLEVCLPDPPWDMGSLAKCSPNPEPSLSKGNWATRIQHSPDLPLLFPCPRRGVLSPGSHKAPGPCRDPSELEAFGSPVAPLAPGLAFRGAKLLPLGATPHSGASHNSAPKGHSVSSTGGPGGAGLLSPVAGGPGPEGNEGFVPAGASPSRASVPDPSPGRRPQDPASSPLRQLQLLVARAAEREDDAQGSQGPPPDDTQSPQHSDPSDPGEEGVEGGKMACSPARGCPGCMRMTAIPAVAGRQLGPEGDGHPGSHGQAEKPKGQVGASRLQPDDQGRPGRPDQLAGQLQRSRAAVGLWNGARATPGPTYSEAEPSVPALAAADTEDGPEDPTPEAVAGPGLQKHLLFAGERPVSPTRDLASHTPSPTSAATPNPCSPKEGPARRPLRGDCGPLEDASKEPSFVSVFTPAHGGDCPGGRMARTLEGSRKERPREAPACVTPPHPARATSPRVTVKAAALSGIPTTDGLGAVRGPRAEWPDPRGALSSTHPDGVPKGPSSEPPGNRESHGVTAVPTDPSTRGAMGPDPHTCQEGEAEASLQEQEGLEMPGAGRPAVTEASEAGTRGLRVTCPSTALHPGRTTTPSGTASDSRPRSPQSHGNIFHQRPQGDPLSPQDPRQKPRGFKKKPVFTENGHWRGRAPSGQPVTCEVCSASFRSGPGLSRHRARKHGLHRVTASQPSPAAPPAPQTCRPPRKKSRRAPGKEKARRLLGDPSQAGRLTPARSSVAPEDALGPEMSRGPRRGLSLPGAPGCPPRWEPHPPDMVKQGVDVRPAEPRKRDQLERDEPRSKQTKKGGSQRRGRPPADFPSESEEKASKRARKPRARRSREESGLQGPADVISRGRGWTPSTAIADCPALPSRHLSPEAEQGTESTQPTSVATDPEETPARKSPGDRVACPGMVEGAPPGPEGPVGRKAASARGCGGPRETRMSGTCKEPSRAAGSKPAGDSRVAESRSGQGVWEGHEAPWDPQGPPKTRGSEAGGTVSSCLQDPLHSPGEGVQGQESTAPETPSPNLGDPLSLFDDEASFSQLFPLGDRLVRKKNPRVYGKRCKKSKPPPQPEPSGQAGGSVTLPSFRLPTDLSDSGSLCLSHEDPWGDEAAGLPESFLLEGFLSSKVPGIDPWAMGPSLWALEPHAEADPCCSEDHPSENIPELHMVPAAWRGLELQAPADGATSSPGDASPEPPSLEREHYECGVPGSAVDLQMQDLCFLGPCEDPAALPGASFLDFKATASSQGPQSRTEGAAGARRAPGGGRPLKARRASYKCRVCFQRFHGLGELDLHKLAHSPSPPPTCYMCVERRFGSRELLREHLQEKHVQSKAGLWACGMCRREVADVWMYNEHLREHAVRFARKGQARRSLGELPGCWEGDGVATRFLSGIAGQVSKPHRGKRSTGGKAGGGPAEASGADVGARKEFPRERPRPKVRANGSDPDSASAQGSPSACVNPAPPGGSSPDGRSHSESPLPAVPVHQDCKDPARDCHHCGKRFPKPFKLQRHLAVHSPQRVYLCPQCPRVYPEHQELRVHLGGEHGLSGELELQHTPLYACELCANVTHISKRSFVCSSCNYTFAKKEQFDRHMDKHRRRAQQPFTFRGVRRPGVPGQKALTREGSLPSKRRRVATSSSPPGAGVDGPLSRDSGATLNERSLPALPQPCPEAAPSTTAGQPGTPERPTDPVGHPVGSGDLPSALQELLPPSLSPFPAASADGKDGHEPDQALESSEDEASPGSPGRFLQQAHPLGGSLPQPGARGQDAEEKRAAGPLSGKHRTPSAPGKCAPDHHPEAPSLLWKEKQVSMCHVAPAGGTGGPSHRGSANKLGGCQSSSKDRSASSTPSKAPKFPVQLKKAVPSPMPRELPHGTEDRPKPPTVKVKPGPGSQGAGGPRQGTKAAGGSQPQPASGQLQSETATTPAKPNGPGQGPAPDKAPLRVSAKGYPKGPREAGDQGPRGSLGPREDGDSSEKKRKGRAPGPTRNEAVGSLGRGPAVPDKPPRAPRKQATPSRVLPAKPKPSSQNGTTPPQPSEPRKGEPGHAQGNSRRGKEALGKALPQARPLHRPPRRGGAVLGAEPPNSRACRTAESQSHLLSQLFGQRLTSFKIPLKKDASE from the coding sequence ATGCCTGGGGAGCAGCCCCTCGGAGCGCCACCCCCAACCATGACCGGAGACCTGCAGCCCTGCCCAGCGGCCAGTGGCACGGGGGGCCCCCTGCAACCTCCCAGTGAGGTCAGTGCCCCAGCCAACAGGACCACCAAGGCCACGGGCAGCGGGGCCCAAGCCATGGACAGCCCTGAGACCCAGGTGCGGCAGGCTGGGAAGTTGGGGCCCAAGGCCCCGCTCCCCAGAGCCCAGTCCCTGAGCAGCGCCCCTGGGAAGGGAAGCAGCCCCCCGGCCCCAGCAGGGAGGAACCTGGTGCAGGTTCGCACGCGGCGGGCCAGCAGGCTGGACAGCAGCCCCCAGCAGCTCTACGGTCTGAGCATCGCCAGCTCAAGGCCCAAACCCGCCCTGGACGAGAAGACCCCTGAGGGCCCGCAGCAAGAGGCCCCCCGGCCCCCAGAGACCGAGGCCCCCCGGGGCCAAGGAACCAGAGCCCGTCTCAGGCCTGGCCCCCCCAGGGCTGAGGCCTCGCCTGGCCCGGAAGAGCTCAGCTTCCAAAAGTGCTTCCAGGAGACCCCCTCCAGCTTTACCTCCACCAACTATACCTCACCGAGCGCCACCCCTGGGCCCCCGCCCCTCAGGGCCCCCCAGAGCAGCGGCGCCAGCCCCTGCCAGCCGGCCTCCTACGTGGAATTCCAGGCCAGCAGGGCCGACGCCTGGCCTCCCACGGCTGAGAACAGCTTCCCAGGTGCTAGTTTCGGGGTGCCGCCCGCTGAGCCGGAGCCCTTTCCCGAAGGCGGCAGCCCCGGGGTGGTTGCCTTCCAGTACCCCTTCCCAGAGCTGCATGGAGCCGGCCCGAAACCCTTCCCCGAGGACGCAGCCGGGCCCGAGTATGCTGAGAGGGCGCTGGTGTTCGCCTTCCACCAGCCTCGGGGAGTGTGGCCCGAGGAGCCGGTGGGCACGGGCCCAGTCTACCCCCTGCCCGCCCACTCgggccccccagccccaccctgctaCCCTGGCCGCCCCGGCGGCCTCAACGCCCCCAGCGACCTTGGCGGTGCGCTCCCTCCCGCTGGTGCTGCTCGCCCGGCCCCCAGCCCCTTCTCGGAGAGCACGGCCACCTTCCGGGACAGTTTGCACGAGAGCATGACCAAAGTGCTCCCTGAGAGGCCGCCTTCAGCCCACAATGGGCTGGGGAGCCCCAGGGGGCCCCCAAACTCGCTGGCCCAGAGGCAGTTTCCCGGGCAGGCGTATGGAAGCCCCGGAGCCGGCGGGGTGGGCACCAGCCCAGGGCCTCGGGACACGGAGCTGACTGCCTCCGGGCCCCCTGCCACCAGACTGCCCCCGCTCTGGGACCCCGCCCCAGCCCCTTACCCCACGCCTCCTCTGGGCCCCCTGGCCACCACCAGGAGCGCATTCTTCGAAGCCCAGCCCGGCCCAGGCCAGCAGCTCAGCCTCCCCCAGAGCCCCCCGCtgccctggccccaggtgctcccGGCCGCCGGCCCCGGCCCCCACCAGATGGAGATGTTGAACCAGCTACCTTTCCCCCCGGAAGTCCCTGAGTGGCAGGGGGGCAGCCAGGGAGCCCTGGCTGCTGCCGCAGGCAAGACGCCCGGGCCGGGCGAGAAGCTGGCAGTCCTGAGAAACAGCCCGGGCCAGCACAGCAGTGGTTCCCCTGGGCTGTTCGCCTACAACGGGCTgaaggaccctggagcccagCCCCCGTTCTTCGGGGcggcccagccccaggcctcccCCCGGGGCCCCCCCGGCCCGCCCCCGCCCAGGGTGGTGGGAGCCTCCCCCAGCGAGTCTCCCCTGCCCTCGCCGGCCACCCACACGGCCAGCAGCACCTGTTCGTCGCTGTCCCCTCTGTCCAGCAGCCCAGCCAACCCCAGCTCGGATGAGGGCCAGCTCCCTGGGCCACTCGGGCCCTCCGCCTTCTtccacccacccactcaccccCAGGAGACCGGCAGCCCCTTCCCGTCCCCCGAGCCCTCGCACACCCTCCCCATCCACTACCAGCCGGAGCCAGTCAAggccttccctttccccacagaggggctggaggagacCCCGTTCCCTAGCTCGGGGCTCGAGGTGGGCAGCGTGGGCCTGGAGGGCTTCCCCCAGGAGCCACCCCCCTATGCCGCCCACCACTTCCCCCTCAGCAGCGCCAACCTGGACCAGCTGGACGTGCTGCTCACCTGTAGGCAGTGTGACCGGAACTACAGCAGCCTAGCCGCCTTCCTGGGGCACCGGCAGTTCTGCAGCCTGCTGCCGGCCAGGGCCAAGGATGGCCACCAGCAGCCCCCCGGGTTCCCCACGCCCCCCGTCACCCCCTCCGCACTGGCTGCCCCCAAAGCACCAGCCGGCGGGACCCCGAGCCCACTCAGCCACACCAGGACAGCGCCCTTCCTGCTGGGTGGGGACGTCCGGCCCGATGGCAGAGATGACCCCCTGAGAATGAGCTTCCTGCCCAGCCCGGCCGCCGCCCCCTTCCCACTGCCTGCAGGGGACCTGGACCTGGAGGACGCCGCCAAGCTGGACAGCCTCATCACGGAGGCGCTCAACGGCCTGGAGTACCAGTCAGACAACCCTGAGATCGACAGCAGCTTCATCGACGTCTTCACTGACGAGGAACCTTCCGGCCCCCGGGGGCCCGCCACCGGGCAGCCCCCCAAGACCAGGCTGGGGGCAGCGCCAGAGAACAAAGCCCAGCTCCCACTCCCGGTGGTGACTGCCCCGCTGGAGCCCCAGCCACCCCGGCCCGGCGACAGGGGCTACCCGGCCGGCCCCAGGCCCAAAACCCGCTCCCTGGGCCCAGCGCCCTCAGAGGCAGATGGGGCCAGCCTGGCCGGCCAGCAGAGAAGAGGAAAGCGGTTTAAGTTGTTCCGGAAAGAGCTGGACACAGTCAGCACCGCCAAGAGGCCGGGCAGGGGCTCCAGGGCCAGCCGCCTGAGGCCGAGGAGGAAAGGCCGGGCTGAGACGGCCCTGTCCCGCCCGCGGGACCTCAGAACCCAGGCCCCCAAGAGCCACGCAGACCCAGGGGGACGGGCCCTCCTGGTGGAGACCCGGAGCTCCAGGCGCCTCCGCCTGTCCCCCGGCCAGGACTGCAGGCGGAGGCGGCCGCGGGGCGGCACCTGGAGCAAGGAGCTCATCCACAAGATCGTGCAGCAGAAGAACCGGGCGGGCAAGCGCGGCCCAGCCCCGGGCACCATGGACGGCGGGGCCCCGGACTGCGACGGCGCCTCCGAGTCTGAGGAGGAGGATGGCCCGCGGCTGCGAGGCTCTCGCTTCAGAGGCCGGCCCCGCCCCAGCGGCCGGCGATGGCGCCGGGGcgagaagaggaaggaagtggaCGTGGCCCCGGGTCCCAGAGAGGACGGTCAGCAGCAGAAGCCTAGGAAGGCCGTGAGGCAGGAGGCCGTGAGGCCTGGGGGCTCCCCGGGCCCAGAGGAGCCAGGCAGGCCGTGGCCAGGTCCCATCAAGAGTCCCGAGGCCCAGGGCCCGTCGCACGGCCCAGAGGCTGGAGTGGGCCCTGAGGAGAGAGGCCCCCAGCGCCTCCTGCAGGGTCTCACGGGCGCCGAGACCCCAGAGGAAAGCCATCCCTCTCTGGACTTCCCCCAAGACACCAAGAGCCCTGAAATTGCTGAAGACCTTCCCCCTGAGGCCACAGAACTTCACCGAGAGGCTCTGAGCTCCTCTTCAgacccctgccccccaaccccagggcGACCACAGCTCCACAAGGGGGATGCACTGCTGCCCCGCACGAGCTCACCCCCGCTGGGTGCCCCCCGGTGCTCGGAGCCTGCCGTCTCCGGGGACGGAGGGGAGCCCCCTGCCTCCCCGCCGGGAGAATCACCGGTGCCCGGCGCTAACGCAGCCGACACGGCCCACCCCGAACCCAGGGCCCTCTTTCTGAAGACCCCTGGTCTTGGAGACTCCGTGGGGCTTCCAGCTGCCAAAAAGGGGCCTCAGCCCTACAGCAGCCCTCCCAGCGGATTGTTCCTCAGACCCAAAGACCTGGCTGACCGTTTCCACGAAGACCTGGGCTCCCAGTCCTCAGCCCCAGACAGCCCACCAGCCATCAGGGCAGGCCTCTGCCAGGATGGCGAGGATGCCAGTTCCCAAGAGCCGAAGCCACCCAGGAACCCACCCTACACAGTCGTCACGGGCCCAGGCAAAGCTGAATCGCCGCCGGCCTTGGAGCGCACGGCCCTCTTCTCGGGGCTGCCTGGGGACGGCTTCGAGCCACCAGTCTATGGCAGCTTCTCTGGGAATGGGGACACCCAGGGGCCGCGTGCGTGTGCCGCCCCTCCCCCAAGGAAACCTCAGCTAGACCCGCCGTACCCCTCGTTTCTGCCCAAGAAGGGCTGGTCCCTGCTGGAGGAAGTGTCCCCCGTGCCGCCTGGCCATCTGGGCCCTTTTCCCAGCCTCTCAGGGGAAAAGGCATTCAATCAGAGGTGTCCCAGTGAAGGGACTGTGGCCACCAGCCTCCCCACTTTGCCCGGCAAGGTAATCAAATGTAGCACCGCTTGTAGCAGTGACCTGTCGGAGGAGGAGCTCGAGATCAAAAGGCTGGTCACCGAATTGGAGAGTCAGCTGCAAAGCAAAGGCGCACAGGACGCCCCGGGAGAGCCGTGCGGAGCCAGCGTCACCAGTCCTGGGGAACTGAGTCCACACCCGGAGGGGGCAGAAACAACTGTGGCCACCACGGGGGGCACTCTGGGGGGCCCCCAGGAGGAGTGGCCCTCGTTCCACCCTGGAGAAGCAGCCCTGGCCCCCGGCGCCCACAAGGACGTGGTTCCTGAGGGTCCTTTCAGGCCCACTGGGGCCAGCCTCAGTTTCCGGCCAGTGCAGAAAGCCGGGGTCTCCAAGACGGGGCTGCCCAGGGCCGAAGGGGGCCTCGGGGCCCACCTGGAAGTCTGTTTACCGGACCCCCCATGGGACATGGGGAGTTTAGCGAAGTGCAGCCCAAACCCTGAGCCTTCACTTTCTAAGGGTAACTGGGCCACCAGAATACAGCACAGCCCAGACCTCCCGCTGCTCTTTCCCTGCCCACGGAGAGGGGTGCTTTCCCCGGGATCCCACAAGGCACCTGGGCCCTGCCGAGACCCCTCAGAGCTGGAAGCGTTCGGCAGCCCTGTTGCCCCTCTGGCACCTGGCTTGGCATTTCGGGGGGCCAAGCTTCTGCCCCTGGGTGCCACCCCACATTCTGGTGCCAGTCACAACAGTGCTCCCAAGGGACACTCTGTGAGCAGCACAGGTGGGCCAGGAGGAGCAGGGCTCCTGTCCCCTGTAGCAGGGGGCCCTGGCCCTGAGGGTAATGAGGGGTTTGTACCAGCGGGGGCCTCCCCAAGTCGTGCCTCTGTGCCCGACCCCAGCCCTGGCAGAAGGCCCCAGGACCCAGCCTCGAGCCCCCTTCGTCAGCTCCAGCTCCTGGTGGCCAGAGCGGCTGAGAGAGAAGATGACGCCCAGGGCTCACAGGGGCCCCCGCCTGATGACACCCAGAGTCCTCAGCACAGCGACCCCTCAGACCCGGGGGAGGAGGGTGTGGAAGGTGGGAAAATGGCCTGCAGCCCTGCCCGGGGCTGCCCGGGGTGTATGCGGATGACAGCCATCCCTGCGGTGGCCGGACGCCAGCTGGGGCCAGAGGGAGATGGACATCCAGGCTCACACGGCCAGGCCGAGAAGCCCAAGGGCCAAGTCGGAGCCAGCCGACTGCAGCCAGATGACCAGGGGAGGCCGGGGCGGCCAGACCAGCTAGCCGGGCAGCTCCAGAGAAGCAGGGCGGCCGTGGGCCTTTGGAACGGGGCACGGGCCACCCCAGGCCCCACCTACTCGGAGGCAGAGCCTTCAGTCCCAGCCTTGGCAGCAGCCGACACGGAAGATGGGCCTGAGGACCCGACTCCAGAGGCGGTAGCTGGCCCAGGCCTTCAGAAGCATCTGCTGTTCGCTGGCGAGAGACCAGTGTCCCCCACCAGGGACCTGGCCAGCCACACCCCCTCACCCACTTCTGCAGCCACGCCCAATCCCTGCAGCCCCAAGGAAGGCCCAGCTCGCCGCCCTCTCCGGGGGGACTGTGGCCCCCTGGAAGACGCTTCCAAGGAGCCCAGCTTCGTCAGTGTCTTCACTCCCGCCCATGGAGGGGACTGCCCTGGAGGTCGCATGGCAAGAACCCTAGAGGGTTCCAGAAAAGAGAGACCAAGGGAAGCTCCTGCCTGtgtcacccctccccacccagcgAGGGCCACCTCCCCGAGAGTGACTGTCAAGGCCGCTGCCCTGTCCGGCATCCCTACCACTGATGGCCTGGGGGCAGTCAGAGGCCCCAGGGCCGAGTGGCCAGACCCCAGGGGAGCCCTGTCCAGTACCCACCCCGATGGGGTGCCCAAGGGCCCCTCCTCAGAACCCCCAGGCAACAGGGAAAGCCACGGTGTCACCGCTGTGCCCACTGACCCTTCCACACGGGGGGCCATGGGGCCGGATCCCCACACCTGCCAGGAAGGCGAGGCAGAGGCCAGCCTCCAGGAACAAGAGGGCCTAGAGATGCCCGGGGCCGGGCGCCCTGCCGTTACAGAGGCATCCGAAGCCGGCACCAGGGGTCTGAGGGTCACCTGCCCTTCCACAGCGCTCCACCCAGGCAGAACCACAACTCCGAGCGGCACAGCCAGCGACTCCAGACCACGCTCCCCACAAAGCCACGGGAACATCTTCCACCAGAGACCCCAGGGGGATCCCCTCAGTCCCCAGGACCCCAGACAGAAGCCTCGTGGCTTTAAAAAGAAGCCTGTGTTCACTGAGAACGGCCACTGGCGGGGCAGAGCCCCCAGCGGGCAGCCCGTGACCTGTGAGGTCTGCTCGGCCTCCTTCCGCTCTGGGCCGGGCCTGAGCCGCCACAGAGCCAGGAAGCACGGGCTGCACAGGGTTACTGCCTCCCAGCCAAGCCCAGCGGCCCCACCTGCTCCCCAGACATGCCGCCCACCCAGGAAGAAGAGCCGCAGGGCGCCGGGGAAGGAGAAAGCGAGGCGGCTGCTGGGAGACCCCAGCCAGGCCGGTAGGCTAACCCCTGCTCGCAGCTCTGTGGCTCCTGAGGATGCCCTGGGTCCCGAGATGTCCAGGGGGCCTAGGCGGGGGCTCAGCCTTCCGGGAGCACCAGGCTGTCCCCCTCGCTGGGAACCACATCCCCCAGACATGGTCAAGCAAGGGGTGGACGTGAGGCCTGCAGAGCCCAGGAAACGGGACCAGCTGGAGAGGGATGAGCCCCGTTCCAAGCAGACAAAGAAAGGCGGGAGCCAGAGGCGGGGCAGGCCGCCCGCAGACTTCCCCAGCGAGTCGGAGGAGAAAGCCAGCAAGAGGGCGAGAAAGCCAAGAGCGAGAAGGTCCCGGGAGGAGAGCGGCCTCCAGGGCCCTGCAGATGTGATTTCAAGGGGAAGAGGCTGGACTCCATCAACCGCCATTGCCGACTGCCCGGCTCTCCCGAGCCGCCACCTGTCACCAGAGGCAGAGCAGGGGACTGAGTCCACGCAGCCGACGTCCGTTGCCACGGACCCAGAGGAGACACCTGCACGGAAGTCTCCTGGGGATCGGGTGGCCTGTCCAGGGATGGTGGAGGGGGCACCTCCTGGGCCAGAAGGGCCAGTGGGGCGGAAAGCAGCCTCAGCAAGAGGGTGCGGGGGACCCCGAGAGACCAGGATGTCTGGCACCTGCAAAGAGCCGTCGAGGGCAGCTGGGAGTAAACCTGCAGGGGACAGCAGAGTGGCCGAGAGCAGATCGGGGCAAGGTGTCTGGGAGGGGCACGAGGCCCCCTGGGACCCCCAGGGCCCTCCCAAGACTCGTGGTTCTGAAGCAGGCGGCACCGTCAGCAGTTGCCTGCAGGACCCCCTGCACAGTCCGGGAGAGGGGGTCCAGGGGCAGGAGAGCACTGCCCCTGAAACCCCCAGCCCGAATCTCGGAGACCCTCTGAGCTTGTTTGATGACGAGGCCTCCTTTTCCCAGCTCTTCCCCCTGGGAGATCGCTTGGTTCGGAAGAAGAACCCCCGTGTCTATGGGAAGCGCTGTAAAAAGTCGAAGCCACctccccagcccgagcccagcGGCCAGGCAGGGGGCAGTGTCACCCTGCCCTCCTTCCGCCTGCCCACAGACCTCAGTGACTCTGGCTCGCTCTGTTTGTCCCACGAGGACCCGTGGGGTGACGAGGCTGCGGGTCTGCCGGAGTCCTTCCTCCTGGAGGGCTTCCTCAGCAGCAAGGTGCCTGGCATTGACCCCTGGGCCATGGGCCCCAGCCTGTGGGCCCTGGAGCCCCACGCGGAGGCGGACCCCTGCTGCTCCGAGGACCACCCGTCAGAAAACATCCCTGAGCTGCACATGGTCCCGGCAGCTTGGCGAGGCCTGGAGCTGCAGGCCCCCGCCGACGGGGCCACCTCTTCTCCGGGAGATGCGAGCCCCGAGCCCCCCAGCCTGGAGCGAGAGCACTACGAGTGTGGTGTCCCCGGGAGCGCCGTGGACCTGCAGATGCAGGACCTGTGCTTCCTAGGACCCTGCGAAGACCCTGCAGCTCTCCCCGGCGCCAGCTTCTTGGACTTCAAGGCCACGGCCAGTTCCCAGGGCCCACAAAGCAGGACAGAGGGGGCGGCCGGGGCAAGAAGGGCCCCAGGTGGAGGCCGACCCCTCAAGGCCAGGAGGGCGTCCTACAAGTGCAGGGTGTGCTTTCAGCGCTTCCACGGCCTGGGAGAGCTGGACCTCCACAAGCTGGCGCACAGTCCCTCGCCACCCCCTACCTGTTACATGTGCGTGGAGCGCCGGTTCGGCTCCCGCGAGCTGCTGAGGGAGCACCTGCAGGAGAAGCACGTGCAGAGCAAGGCAGGGCTGTGGGCCTGCGGCATGTGCCGGCGGGAGGTCGCCGACGTCTGGATGTACAACGAGCACCTGCGAGAACACGCCGTGCGCTTTGCCCGCAAGGGGCAGGCGCGGAGGTCCCTGGGGGAGCTGCCCGGATGTTGGGAGGGGGACGGCGTGGCCACGCGCTTCCTCAGCGGCATCGCGGGACAGGTCTCCAAACCCCACCGGGGCAAGCGCTCCACCGGCGGCAAGGCAGGCGGGGGCCCCGCGGAGGCGTCAGGGGCGGATGTGGGAGCTCGGAAGGAATTCCCGAGGGAGAGGCCAAGACCCAAGGTCCGCGCCAACGGCTCAGACCCGGACAGCGCCTCGGCCCAGGGCAGCCCGTCAGCCTGCGTGAACCCGGCCCCGCCCGGCGGCTCGTCCCCCGACGGCCGCTCGCACAGCGAGTCCCCCCTCCCAGCCGTCCCGGTGCACCAGGACTGCAAGGACCCCGCCCGCGACTGCCACCACTGCGGGAAGCGGTTCCCCAAACCGTTCAAGCTGCAGCGCCACCTGGCGGTGCACAGCCCGCAGCGCGTCTACCTGTGCCCCCAGTGCCCCCGGGTGTACCCCGAGCACCAGGAGCTGCGCGTGCACCTGGGCGGCGAGCACGGGCTGAGCGGGGAGCTGGAGCTGCAGCACACCCCGCTGTACGCCTGCGAGCTTTGCGCCAACGTCACGCACATCAGCAAGAGGTCCTTCGTCTGCAGCTCCTGCAACTACACCTTTGCCAAAAAGGAGCAGTTCGACCGGCACATGGACAAACACCGGAGGAGGGCGCAGCAGCCCTTCACCTTCCGCGGCGTGCGGAGGCCCGGCGTCCCCGGGCAGAAGGCCTTGACCCGAGAGGGCTCGCTTCCCAGCAAACGGCGCAGGGTGGCCACGTCCAGCAGCCCCCCCGGGGCCGGCGTGGACGGGCCTCTGTCCCGGGACAGCGGCGCCACCCTGAACGAGCggtccctcccagccctgccccagccctgcccggAGGCAGCTCCCAGCACCACAGCAGGGCAGCCCGGGACCCCAGAGAGGCCCACAGACCCCGTGGGCCACCCGGTCGGCAGCGGCgatctgccctctgccctccaggagctcctGCCCCCGTCTCTGTCTCCTTTCCCGGCGGCCTCGGCTGATGGCAAAGATGGCCACGAGCCGGACCAGGCCCTGGAGAGCTCCGAGGACGAGGCTTCCCCAGGCAGCCCTGGGCGCTTCCTCCAGCAGGCTCACCCCTTGGGGGGCTCTCTGCCCCAGCCGGGGGCCAGAGGCCAAGACGCAGAGGAAAAGAGGGCAGCTGGCCCGCTCTCAGGGAAACACAGGACCCCAAGTGCCCCTGGCAAATGTGCCCCTGACCATCACCCAGAAGCCCCCTCTCTGCTCTGGAAGGAGAAGCAGGTGTCCATGTGTCACGTGGCACCTGCCGGGGGCACAGGAGGCCCCTCCCACAGGGGCAGTGCCAACAAGCTCGGGGGCTGCCAGAGCTCGTCCAAGGACAGGTCAGCCTCGTCCACCCCCAGCAAAGCACCCAAGTTCCCAGTACAACTGAAGAAGGCGGTGCCCAGCCCAATGCCCAGAGAGCTCCCCCATGGCACGGAGGACAGGCCAAAGCCCCCCACCGTCAAAGTCAAGCCGGGCCCCGGCTCCCAGGGTGCTGGAGGCCCCCGGCAGGGCACCAAGGCAGCGGGCGGCAGCCAGCCCCAGCCAGCCAGCGGGCAGCTCCAAAGTGAGACAGCCACCACCCCAGCCAAACCCAACGGCCCAGGCCAGGGCCCCGCCCCAGACAAGGCCCCCCTTCGAGTTTCAGCCAAGGGCTACCCCAAGGGACCAAGGGAAGCCGGTGACCAGGGGCCGCGAGGGAGCCTGGGCCCCAGGGAGGATGGGGACAGCagtgagaagaagagaaagggccgGGCGCCGGGGCCAACCAGGAATGAAGCTGTGGGGAGCCTAGGGAGAGGCCCCGCGGTCCCTGACAAACCCCCCCGGGCCCCGCGAAAACAGGCGACTCCCAGCCGCGTTCTCCCTGCCAAGCCCAAGCCCAGTAGCCAGAACGGCACAACACCGCCCCAGCCCTCAGAGCCGCGGAAGGGGGAGCCCGGCCATGCCCAAGGGAACAGCAGGCGTGGCAAGGAGGCGCTGGGCAAGGCTCTCCCCCAGGCCAGACCCCTGCATAGGCCCCCCAGGAGGGGCGGGGCTGTCCTCGGTGCTGAACCCCCCAACTCCCGGGCCTGCCGGACAGCCGAGTCCCAGAGCCACCTCCTCAGCCAGCTTTTTGGGCAGAGACTAACCAGCTTCAAGATCCCTTTAAAAAAGGATGCTTCCGAGTAA